From Salinirubellus salinus, the proteins below share one genomic window:
- the glyA gene encoding serine hydroxymethyltransferase, which produces MPSDSPYSRVREADAAVADALTGELNRQRDTLAMIASENHVSPAVLEAQGSTLTNKYAEGYPGKRYYAGCEYADEVEELAIERAKELWGAEHVNVQPHSGTQANMGVYLAVLDPGDKILSLDLNHGGHLSHGHPANFAGQLFEVEQYEVNAETGYIDYDGLHEHAEAFEPDIIVSGFSAYPREVEFERVQAAADAVGAYHLADIAHITGLVAAGVHQSPVGVADFVTGSTHKTIRAGRGGIIMCDEEYASEIDGAVFPGAQGGPLMHNVAGKAVGFAEALEPEFETYAQQVVDNAETLGETLASHGLSLVSEGTDTHLVLVDLRESHPDLTGGEAEDALAEAGIVLNANTVPAETRSPFDPSGIRAGTPALTTRGMGEAAIRQVGDLIYRVVDNVDDEDVIAEVSDEVSELCEVYPLYEDL; this is translated from the coding sequence ATGCCGAGCGACTCACCGTACTCACGCGTCCGCGAAGCGGACGCCGCCGTCGCCGACGCCCTGACGGGCGAACTGAACCGACAGCGCGACACCCTCGCGATGATCGCCAGCGAGAACCACGTCTCGCCCGCCGTCCTCGAGGCGCAGGGCTCGACGCTGACGAACAAGTACGCCGAGGGCTACCCCGGGAAGCGCTACTACGCCGGCTGTGAGTACGCCGACGAGGTCGAGGAACTCGCCATCGAGCGCGCGAAGGAACTCTGGGGCGCCGAGCACGTCAACGTCCAGCCCCACTCCGGCACGCAGGCGAACATGGGTGTCTACCTCGCGGTGCTCGACCCCGGCGACAAGATTCTCTCGCTCGACCTGAACCACGGTGGCCACCTCTCGCACGGCCACCCCGCGAACTTCGCGGGCCAGCTGTTCGAGGTCGAGCAGTACGAGGTGAACGCCGAGACCGGCTACATCGACTACGATGGCCTCCACGAACACGCCGAGGCGTTCGAGCCAGACATCATCGTTTCCGGGTTCTCCGCGTACCCGCGAGAGGTCGAGTTCGAGCGGGTCCAGGCGGCCGCCGACGCCGTCGGCGCGTACCACCTCGCCGACATCGCGCACATCACCGGCCTCGTCGCCGCAGGTGTCCACCAGTCGCCTGTCGGTGTCGCCGACTTCGTCACCGGCTCTACACACAAGACCATCCGTGCGGGCCGCGGCGGCATCATCATGTGCGACGAGGAGTACGCGAGTGAGATCGACGGCGCCGTCTTCCCCGGGGCGCAGGGCGGTCCGCTGATGCACAACGTCGCGGGCAAGGCCGTCGGCTTCGCCGAGGCGCTCGAACCGGAGTTCGAGACCTACGCCCAGCAGGTCGTCGACAACGCCGAGACGCTCGGCGAGACGCTCGCGAGCCACGGCCTCTCGCTGGTCTCCGAGGGCACCGACACCCACCTCGTCCTCGTCGACCTGCGCGAGAGCCACCCGGACCTCACCGGCGGCGAGGCGGAGGACGCGCTGGCCGAGGCCGGTATCGTCCTGAACGCGAACACCGTCCCGGCCGAGACGCGCTCGCCGTTCGACCCCTCGGGTATCCGTGCCGGCACCCCCGCGCTCACCACGCGCGGCATGGGCGAGGCCGCCATCCGACAGGTGGGCGACCTCATCTACCGCGTCGTGGACAACGTCGACGACGAGGACGTCATCGCCGAGGTGAGCGACGAGGTCAGCGAACTCTGCGAGGTCTACCCGCTCTACGAGGACCTGTAG